One part of the Nymphaea colorata isolate Beijing-Zhang1983 chromosome 8, ASM883128v2, whole genome shotgun sequence genome encodes these proteins:
- the LOC116259091 gene encoding transcription factor MYB4-like — protein MASSSGSHCINPAGIRRGAWSKEEDVLLRRCFEKYGEGNWHLVPSRAGLNRCRKSCRLRWLNYLSPNINRGPFAPDEDDLIIRMQRLLGNRWSLIAGRMLGRTANDIKNRWNSHLCKKMVAHQRPKEEPPVPSVVVVKPQAYRPTVKAPHWFKTQQVPTTEEPADNFTEEQFCFSSWFDPFSIQGRVEVGRGGGGELEAPHQTGEEALLLPEILFDLDGKEFPLQATTAPTPAELEWLPEILLDLDGRELPHQATTGPTDQGELEWDKLLSDPEFWSTFDISGRTTGAEAPSDLPKDDDDPAI, from the exons ATGGCCAGCAGCTCGGGCAGCCATTGCATTAACCCTGCAGGCATCCGAAGGGGAGCTTGGAGCAAGGAAGAGGACGTGCTACTGCGAAGATGCTTCGAGAAGTACGGTGAAGGGAATTGGCACCTTGTTCCTTCAAGAGCAG GGCTGAACAGATGCCGTAAGAGCTGCAGATTGAGGTGGTTAAACTACCTTAGCCCCAACATCAACCGTGGCCCTTTTGCACCGGATGAGGATGATCTCATAATCAGAATGCAAAGGCTTCTCGGGAACAG ATGGTCGCTGATTGCTGGGAGAATGCTGGGAAGGACCGCCAACGACATAAAAAATCGATGGAACTCTCACTTGTGCAAGAAAATGGTGGCCCATCAACGGCCAAAGGAAGAGCCGCCAGTCCCTTCCGTTGTCGTCGTGAAGCCACAAGCTTACAGGCCTACTGTGAAAGCACCCCACTGGTTCAAGACGCAGCAGGTGCCCACAACAGAAGAGCCTGCAGACAACTTTACAGAAGAACAATTCTGCTTCTCTAGCTGGTTCGACCCATTCAGCATTCAAGGAAGGGTAGAAgttggaagaggaggaggaggagaactcGAGGCACCTCATCAAACTGGAGAAGAAGCATTATTGCTTCCTGAAATATTGTTCGACTTAGATGGCAAAGAATTCCCTCTTCAAGCAACAACAGCTCCTACTCCAGCCGAACTTGAATGGCTTCCCGAAATATTGCTCGACTTAGATGGGAGAGAGTTGCCTCATCAAGCGACAACTGGTCCTACAGATCAGGGGGAACTTGAATGGGACAAGTTATTGTCAGATCCGGAGTTTTGGAGCACTTTCGACATTAGTGGTAGAACCACAGGTGCAGAGGCCCCTTCCGACTTGccaaaagatgatgatgatcctgCGATATGA